From Spirochaetota bacterium, one genomic window encodes:
- a CDS encoding outer membrane lipoprotein-sorting protein: MKRFLMVALCIISGAIVTVYAMTGREIMEKSDALTEPKTAISKATMVIYKGGDTLTRTIEMMAMKVGQNDKVLAVVKEEPGGDITKVLTHTNKSGEDMQWVKMPNGKVKRISSGDRSGAFVNSHIFYEDLRSRNIDDYEYTLLGEETVEGYACYKVEAKPKPGKSIYDKAIFFIIKSGEFQYFAVRIDIFYEGYLYKRLINYNLKKVDGIITPYKAVMYRLDKSGQNLGRTEVTITNLQYNNPAINEGMFNQGKL, translated from the coding sequence ATGAAAAGATTTCTAATGGTAGCTTTGTGTATTATAAGCGGTGCGATAGTTACTGTGTATGCAATGACTGGCAGGGAAATAATGGAAAAGTCAGATGCGCTGACCGAGCCAAAAACTGCAATAAGTAAAGCAACGATGGTAATTTACAAAGGTGGTGATACACTCACGCGAACTATCGAAATGATGGCAATGAAGGTTGGGCAAAATGACAAAGTGCTTGCCGTAGTCAAGGAAGAACCAGGTGGTGATATTACCAAGGTATTGACACATACCAATAAATCAGGTGAAGATATGCAATGGGTTAAAATGCCCAACGGGAAAGTGAAGCGTATATCTTCAGGAGATCGCAGTGGTGCGTTTGTCAATTCACATATCTTTTATGAAGATTTGCGATCCCGGAATATTGATGATTATGAATACACCTTGTTGGGAGAAGAAACTGTTGAAGGATATGCTTGCTATAAGGTTGAAGCAAAACCAAAACCTGGCAAAAGCATTTATGATAAGGCAATATTTTTTATCATAAAATCAGGCGAATTTCAGTACTTTGCTGTACGTATAGATATTTTTTATGAAGGATATCTTTACAAACGGTTGATTAATTATAATCTGAAAAAGGTTGATGGCATCATTACACCCTATAAAGCTGTTATGTATAGATTGGACAAAAGTGGGCAAAATTTAGGCCGAACCGAAGTAACCATCACAAATCTGCAATACAATAATCCAGCAATTAACGAGGGTATGTTTAATCAAGGTAAATTATAA